In Candidatus Bathyarchaeota archaeon, the genomic stretch GAGAGTACTTTTCGAGAAGTTCTCCGCCCCTCTTCAGCCTTTTAGAGGCTATCTTCTGCACTTTGCTTCTCTTCCCCTGATAAACTATCCTTACAGTTATCAACGGCTTCAGATCTACGTGAATGAAGCCTATTTTAGGGGAGAAGCCCGTAAGTTCAAGCTCATTACAATCCCATCCGATGGCATCCTCAACAGTATAGAACCCCTCTCTCTTGAATGGTATTAGGATTCTATCATCCTTCAGAATCACCTCTCCAACCTTGTAGCCTTTAACCCTATCCAAGAACCAAGTATTGGCATAGCTCACTTCAAGATACTCGTATGGTCTTAGTGTTATCCTAACCACCCTCCTCTCATAATCCACTTTCATCAGCGTTACCTTACATCTAGCAAATCTCCTCTTAACCCTTGGTTTACACTTCTTAGCCTTCCCTTTAACATACCTCTTTCTCCAAGAATCCATGATGGAATAAGCAGTTCTAATTATGGCATCCACCCAATGTCTAGCGTAAGGGTTATCCTTCATCAGCACATCCCTTAACTCTCTTGAACTTGGCATTCTTTGGGATTACTGGAACCTTAACCTTAGCATACCTTCTTCTCCTGTAATTTTTAATATCATATTTCCATGTGATGTTATCCCAGATGATGTCTATTGCCTTCTGTAGTATCCTCATGTACCATGATATGAGTTCTCTAACTCTATCATCTTCAAACGGTATCGAGTACATCCGTACTCTCTCAACTTCCTCCAGCACTATGCTCTCCCCTCAATATCTTCTCGATATCGCTCCTGTAGTACCTAAGTTTACCTGAGGGAAGCCTAACATAGCGGATCTTGCCCTGATAAGCCCACCTTCTGAGCGTCGAGGTGGATACACCTAGCATCCTACATGCTTCCTTCGGTGTAATCAACTCCTCTGACATCAATAATCCCAGTAAATCAAGTAACCCAAACAAGTATAAAAATCTATCCAAATCAAAACAGTTCCGCTAGGCTTCACGCGGTTTGACGTCTACTTGGCTCAAGGCATACATGAATATCTCTCGCCTAGGTTTCCTCCACAACGTGAGGGCAGACGCCGCTATGGAGTCGAAAAGCTCGAACATACCAAACTTCTTCAAGATATCTCTAAGCGATTCATAGTCAGTAGTGTTGGAGATCAGACCTAAGAGAAAGCCTCTCCGCTTAAGGGTTTCAAGGACGGAGACCGAATCTTCATAAATGTAGACATCGGCTAAAACCGCTTCTTTGTAAGCCTCGTACAGAGGCTCCAGGATCCTATAGATACAGCCTCTGAGCCCAAGCTTCAACAGCATAAGCGTCAGTAGGTATCTGCGGCTATACTCTATATCTGTTCCTAGGCTTCGTATATATTCACCGACCTCCCTCAAAGCTTTGAGAACCTCCGCCTCACCGTAGTCGTAGCCTAGGCTTCTAAGCCTCTCGGCGAGAAACTTAGCCCTCAGCGGCAGACCTACCCTAGAATCTACAAGCGTACCACCAGCGTCGAAGAAAACCGCCTTCACCCCGATACCCATCTCGAAAACGGCTCTATACCGGAGCTCAACTTTAAATGTATCGTAATCATAAGCGTCGATAACCCTCTTATAGAACCCTATTTTGCTTTAACCAGTATGAGAAAACTTTAGGTTGATAGATCGTTGACTAAAGAGGGGTGATACGGCCATATGCTTATATGATACACATCTACAATCTCTGATAGGTGATGTTATGTCTAGGATTGTTGAAGCTGTGTACGAGAAGGGTGTATTAAGACCCTTAGGAGAGCTTGGTTTAAAGGAAGGAGAGAGGGTTCTGGTTAGGATAGAGAAAAAGCCTAGAGGCAGAGGGAAATGTTGGAAAGATCATAAGGGAGCCTACAGTAAAATTTCAGAAGATGTTTTGAAGGAGGCGCTAAGAGAAGTTGAGAAGGGGGAGTATATTCGTTGACACCAACGCTAAGGTATGGTATCTTAAGGGTAAACCTGATGTCGTGAACCTACTTGACGGTTATGAACGTCTCTGCTCTAACATAGTAGTTTTCCTCGAAACCTTACACGTATATCGTAGAGCTCTTCTGAGAACAGGAATGCGATTAAATTTAGAGCCCATAGTGGAATTCTTCCAAGCCGTGACGTTACTACCTGTTGAGCCTATAAGTCTCGAAGAAATAGTTAAGGTAATTGTAGACTATAACCTTCTTCCCAATGACGCTTTAATAGCGATTA encodes the following:
- a CDS encoding helix-turn-helix domain-containing protein encodes the protein MITPKEACRMLGVSTSTLRRWAYQGKIRYVRLPSGKLRYYRSDIEKILRGEHSAGGS
- a CDS encoding HAD family hydrolase, with amino-acid sequence MGIGVKAVFFDAGGTLVDSRVGLPLRAKFLAERLRSLGYDYGEAEVLKALREVGEYIRSLGTDIEYSRRYLLTLMLLKLGLRGCIYRILEPLYEAYKEAVLADVYIYEDSVSVLETLKRRGFLLGLISNTTDYESLRDILKKFGMFELFDSIAASALTLWRKPRREIFMYALSQVDVKPREA
- a CDS encoding antitoxin family protein, producing MSRIVEAVYEKGVLRPLGELGLKEGERVLVRIEKKPRGRGKCWKDHKGAYSKISEDVLKEALREVEKGEYIR
- a CDS encoding PIN domain-containing protein, with the translated sequence MRRGSIFVDTNAKVWYLKGKPDVVNLLDGYERLCSNIVVFLETLHVYRRALLRTGMRLNLEPIVEFFQAVTLLPVEPISLEEIVKVIVDYNLLPNDALIAITCRYYGIDTIVSLDEDFRRVPWLTVVP